The Symbiobacterium terraclitae DNA segment TGGTGGCCGCAGGTCGGCTCACGAGAGGCGCTTGGTGGTATGTAGTGCCAGATAAAGGACCGGCTAAGCCTCTTTGGAGTGTTGTCGAGCGGTGAAGCACAAGATCTCCCTGCCCCTCTAGACGCAGGAGGCACACGAAAGCCGCCGGCTCTCTAGGAGCGCCAGCTTCTTCAGATTCTGCGCCAGGGCAGACACAAGGCACTGGTGCTGCACACGCCTGCGGCCTCGGTATCGGGCGTAGCGCAGGCCGTGCAGTTCCTTGGCGTCTGCAAAGCTGCGCTCAACGGTTTCCCGGCGACGCTGCGTGAGGTACTGTCCCAGCTCGGTCTTGAGAAACTCCCGGGCTTCCTCCCGCAGGTGTTCGTGTACGTGGCGGTGTATCACTTTCTGCTTCGTGGATGAACGGGTACACTGGCCGAGCAGTGGACACGTCGAACAGACCGAAGGGTCGGACCGGTACACGCGGTAGCCGTCACGAGTGGTAGTCACGTACGTCAGCCACCGCTTGGCCGGGCAGCGGTAAGCGTCCACCGCACTGTCATACTTGAAGCGCCACTTGCCCATCAGGCCCTTCGGTGTGGGGTGACGGCGATAGGCTACCGCAGCTTCAATCTGGCGCTTGGACAAAAGGCGCAGGTTCTGCAAGGTGTTGTAACCGGCATCGACTCCGGCTTGCTGTACCTCCAGCTTGAACCGGTCAACACGCTTGAGGCAGGTGGGGTAAACCTGTGCGTCGGTCATGGCCGCCGATGTGACGAAGACGTCCAGAGTGAACCCGTGGAGACCATCGACGGTCCGGTGCTGCAGGTAGTGAAACCCGTCAGGTTTCCCTTCACGGCGAAGCATGGCCGCTTCCGGATCCGTCAGGCTGGCCGTGATCTGCTCCACCGACAGCTCGGGTTCCGGTTCTTCCTCCAACACCGGCAGCGGCTTCAGGCCGTGAGCTTCACGGTCAGCGTTTACTGCAGCCAGTAAGTCATCCTCCGTTGAATCGCCAGACGCACACGCTTCTTGCTCGGCCCGACGAGCCGCCACGTGCCGTTCCCGGGCCCTGGCGACATCCTCCAGGGTAACCCCTTGCGCACCTTCCTTGGCGATCCGTCGCTTGTTTGCGTTCGCCTTCAGGTGACTGGAGTCGGTAAAGATCATGCGTCCATCGATGTACCCTGCATCAATCGCTTGCTTGACCACATGGTCGAACAGTTCTTCGAACAAGCCGGAGTCCTTCCACCGGCGGCTGTAGTTCTTGCCTGGCGTCGTGAAATGCGGCACCGGATCGGTGAGGCCCAACCCGAGGAACCAGCGGTAGGCGATGTTCAGCCGGATTTCCTCGGCCAGGCGACGGTCGGATCGAATCCCGTAGAGATAGGCGATCAGCTCCATCTTCACCAACACCACGGGATCAACGGCCGGCCGCCCCACCTTGCTGTAGAACCTTGCGGTGCGCTCCCGGATGAAGTCGGTGTCCAAAATGGCTTGGATCTTGCGGAGCAGGTGGTCTTGCGGCAC contains these protein-coding regions:
- a CDS encoding IS1182 family transposase, with protein sequence MLRGRGDVQSKYEMVLLEDLVPQDHLLRKIQAILDTDFIRERTARFYSKVGRPAVDPVVLVKMELIAYLYGIRSDRRLAEEIRLNIAYRWFLGLGLTDPVPHFTTPGKNYSRRWKDSGLFEELFDHVVKQAIDAGYIDGRMIFTDSSHLKANANKRRIAKEGAQGVTLEDVARARERHVAARRAEQEACASGDSTEDDLLAAVNADREAHGLKPLPVLEEEPEPELSVEQITASLTDPEAAMLRREGKPDGFHYLQHRTVDGLHGFTLDVFVTSAAMTDAQVYPTCLKRVDRFKLEVQQAGVDAGYNTLQNLRLLSKRQIEAAVAYRRHPTPKGLMGKWRFKYDSAVDAYRCPAKRWLTYVTTTRDGYRVYRSDPSVCSTCPLLGQCTRSSTKQKVIHRHVHEHLREEAREFLKTELGQYLTQRRRETVERSFADAKELHGLRYARYRGRRRVQHQCLVSALAQNLKKLALLESRRLSCASCV